In Syntrophales bacterium, one genomic interval encodes:
- the pssA gene encoding CDP-diacylglycerol--serine O-phosphatidyltransferase, translating to MKKSVYVLPNLLTTASLFCGFYSVIASLKGDFSLAAVAILISFVLDGLDGRIARITNTLSRFGTEYDSLSDLVAFGVAPAILAYTWALSSYGKWGWLAAFLFVVCGALRLARFNVQINIIESKTFNGLPIPGAAAVVSTGVLLFSYLGGAGRFNHLSALITIVALSLLMVSNIKYYSFKDLNFFSRKPFMSFVLMVLILIIVAAEPQIMIFTFSLGYSLSGPAWALVKIAKKTLFMVKSRRTSRTVNSKGTFV from the coding sequence ATGAAAAAAAGTGTTTATGTACTGCCTAATCTTCTTACTACGGCGAGTCTTTTCTGTGGATTTTACTCGGTGATTGCCTCTCTGAAGGGAGATTTCTCCCTCGCCGCCGTTGCTATTCTGATATCCTTTGTCCTGGACGGTCTGGATGGCAGAATAGCAAGGATAACAAATACCTTGAGCAGATTCGGCACAGAATACGACTCTCTGTCTGACCTGGTGGCCTTCGGCGTTGCGCCGGCCATTCTTGCCTATACTTGGGCGCTGTCATCATACGGAAAGTGGGGATGGCTGGCGGCATTTTTATTTGTGGTCTGCGGCGCCCTCAGGCTGGCGAGGTTCAACGTCCAGATCAATATAATCGAAAGCAAGACTTTTAATGGCTTACCCATACCGGGCGCCGCCGCTGTTGTCTCAACCGGGGTATTACTTTTCTCCTATCTGGGAGGAGCAGGAAGATTTAATCATCTATCGGCCTTAATCACTATCGTTGCTTTATCGTTACTGATGGTCAGTAATATCAAATACTACAGCTTTAAAGACCTGAATTTCTTTTCACGAAAGCCATTTATGTCCTTTGTCCTGATGGTTCTTATCCTGATCATTGTTGCTGCGGAGCCTCAGATCATGATTTTCACATTTTCTCTGGGGTATTCTCTTTCCGGCCCGGCATGGGCTCTGGTTAAAATCGCAAAGAAAACACTCTTTATGGTAAAGAGCAGAAGGACAAGCAGAACAGTCAACAGTAAGGGTACTTTTGTATGA